Genomic DNA from Penaeus monodon isolate SGIC_2016 chromosome 4, NSTDA_Pmon_1, whole genome shotgun sequence:
ggatttttttgtaaTGACAGCTATTTCTAAAGGTGAGGTAAAGTGAAGCAGTTTCTTGTGTAAAGCTTTTAATTGTGGAAATaagatatctacacacacaaaggaTAAAATACACTTTGGATATTTCACATCCACCCCACCAAGGGTTATCTTCCAGAAACATAACTCTTAGGAAAAATGGCTGATACGGATGACAGGGTGAACTTTTCCTAACAACGTCATTTACCTCCTTTGCTTTGGCCTTCAGCTTTGCAGTCTCTGGATCCTCCGATTTACTCCGCGACTTTGCCGCTCGCATTagcatctctctctcctgttcctctttGCGCTTCTTCTCCAACTTATCCAACTCTTCTAGGAAACGAAGCTGACCTTTTACATCTTGCACCACTTCGTATCTACTGTCACTCTGTACaaaggagaaaaaggtaaacattacaaaataaataaataaatgaattaattaataatcataaagaaatagtaataataaaaactgtaatcCTTTCCTTTTCACATATCTATAAGATTCTcacataaaagaaaggaagaaattgaaaaaaaaaaattgtcaatcaTTGAAAAAGCCTTACTTACCTTAATTATATCTAGCCTGTGTTCCGAAATGACAGCTAATTTTTCAACAATAGTTTTCAGTCTCTCTTGAGTGGCATGAGACACCAAGGCAACGACATCTTTTGGAGCCTCTTCCAAACCATATTTTGAACCTGCAAAGGTACTCAAGTTTACACACAGATCCAAGACTGGATAAGGGAAGAAGTAACATTTGTGTTGAACTGAATGCTAATACATGCATAggtgtatatacagagagagagagtgagagaaaggaaaggaatagagaggagaggagaggagaggaaaagggaggagagaagagaggagaggacaggagaggacaggacaggacaggacaggacaggagaggagaggaaaggagaagagaagacaatgagggagggagggagggaggaaggggggaagggaaggagggagggagggagggagggagggagggagaaaaaaaaaaaagagaaagagaaagagaaagaggaaagagaaagagagagagaaagagagagacttacagagattgacagacagagtGACAAATAGAAAACAAGACTGAGAGACTAGGAGACTAAGacgcagagacagacacacacacagataaatagagaccAAGtcaaagacacagagacagacaggcacacatacacagatcaaATAACTCTGATACttacatatttgttttattctctgAGTCAGTGGAGTGTTAAGAAGGAAATTTTCGTCTTTACACGACCTGATCTGTGTCCCCACAAATCCTGTAGATTCCAGAATTCGCTGCGACTCCTCTCCCAGGTTGACCCCTCCCATGGCTGCCACGTCATTGATATCATCGTCAGCCACCCCACTTGAAGAATAGGAACTGCTTTAGAAACACAGAGAAGAATATGAATAGCAACTAATGGCTCTCCTATGAAGCAGGGTTATTATTCCATTGCACACAGATTGTGGCAAAGATTAACGTAATTAAAACTGCAAGATTTGGTACTAAGAACTTTCAACTATGATGATGTGAACAGTCATCACAGTGTGATTTGTCAAAACTTGTTAATTGAGTTTTTACAAACAATGCAGGTGAATCTTACATGCTGTCTTTTCTCCCAGAATAGGATAAAGTTTTCTCATCAAATAATTATAACTTCTAGAATCTGTCTAAGTACAATGTACTTCCtacattacaacaaaaacaatatgtaCAAACAAACATCACGAAAAAGCTCTGAAATACAGAATTCCACACATATCAAAAATCCACAAACCTGTATGTGAAGAGCtggtttttgttacttttttctttgtctttggtaGGAATTGTCTTATTAACGGTTATAGTTTTGGTTGCTGTGGGTACAGTGTTGGTAGTAGTACTGGCAGGACTGCTGGCAGCAGTTGTATTCTGCCTAACAGTTGTTACCACAGTTTTGCCGCCTTGAACACGAACTTGCTGTACCTGTTGCTGCTGTAAAGACAAATACTTAGACACAAGTACAAGACAAAGGGAACAGATACTCTTGATAAGGAAATTTCCATCTTCAATCAGTCACATTAGCGGTACCAAGCATCCTTTATTTAACTCACCCCCACAACTCTGGCAGGTGTGGGAGTTGCATTGACTGGTCGGTGAACTACAGTTGTGGCTGTTGCAGCAGCAGGTGCAATTGTCCGAACCGTCCCAGAAGTTGTAGGAGCTCCAGGCCGCGCGACAGACATCTGAAACAATCATGAGTTCTTGTAGGAGGCTTGTTGGAGAATAGTAAGTCGAATATCCTAATGTatgaaataaaaccaataataccAATGTAAGATAAAACCAAGGAtactaatataaatgaaaaatctaACCAATTTAGGATTAATGGGGTTCAGAATAGATGGGTAAAAGCTAACTAAATAGCAATCTTAATTTACACTGGGCATATGCAAGATATAATAAAGTAGCATCTTGCCAGGATGTATGAAAATTCTGTTGAGATATCAAATGACAATTAATGaaagaatacaaataaaagattAAGTGTGCagaactcttttcttttctttccctttttttgtgatgACATCATCATGATATCCTGATACATTTCATCTGGAGCATAAGCAACTTAGACAACATAAATATCTACTGTCCTGAAAAGTTTCACATCTTGATACCATTTTCACATCTTTTTACTTATCATTTCTTTCGCAAGCATCTCACATACCCTTAACATTATAATTAGTGCTTCCTAGCCCGTCATTACTGAAGTACATTCCTGTCTTCCTCTATGAGCTACCTACCGCAGGTATGACTGTGGTGACACCTGTAACAGGAGTGACTGCAGATAAAGGTGGAGGCCGCACTCCATCAATAGTTAATTCTCCACGCGCTAGGGATACACGCAGGTACGGCAAAGTTTTCTGTGGATGAGAAGATTATTCTTCATTATGCACAGCAAGTCATGGAGAGAGCGCAGTTCCATTACCTCTACCACTTAAAGACACATTTAAAGCAATGCTATACTGACTTACCTTAAGGAAGGGAACAAGGCAAGGCTGTGGGGAGGAATTGAGGTCTTTCTGAAGCTCCTCTGTGAAGACTTCAGGCTCCACTCGTCCCTCAATGAGGCCCTGAATCAGATTTCGAACATTACGTGCCACAGTCGCCCGCTGCTCATTCGCCAATTTCAGTAATGTTGCCAGAaagtttttacattttgtttttgcgGATTCGGCTGAGATAGTTTGCTAAACAAATGGAAAGAGAAACTTTTGTTTAGTATTCGAAGCCTGAAGCAAAGATATTGCTaaatcatcaaaatcatttaACCACAAATAGCAAAGCTTATTTTACAGCCAAAATACCTAAATTCATGGGAAAAAATAGACCTAAAATAACAAATACATCACTTTCAAACACAAAACTAAAATAACAGATGAATACATCATTAAACAGTCATgcacaaagagacaaagacacagacaaactgGACATAAACATTGGTAAACCatgcacaaaacaaacaaacaaacaaacaatcaagtgtgtgcgcacacgcacgcgcgcacacgcacacacacacacacacacgcacacacaccacacacacacacacacacacacacacacacacacacacacacacacacacacacacacacacacacacacacacacacacacacacacacaaaattaattcaTGAACAGTATATGCAAGACCTTTTTCAGCCAGCATAAAGCTAGGAACTACATCCTGCTTACAACATCAAGGCAAAATTATGAAgttgtatatactataaattacaaTTAACAAACATGCTTGACAGCAGTATAATTATCAAAGTGGGGTACACAAAGTTGTTCACAGTTTATTGGTAATAACATGAGTCtaaccataaaaaacacaaataaaaaatattaattacttaTAACTGGCAAAAATCCTGCCAAAAGACAGCTAGCAtcttttcacaaacacacacatatcacacacatacaaacatttctGAATTGATTCCCTGCCAAAAGATTAAATTATGGCAGAGTCAACCAAAAGATCTGAATAGCTATATACAAATACCGACTCTTAACAGATGTATATATTAAGCTTTCTCACTCATTCTGTACAACACACTCTCCACTGATAGAAATCCCTTGTACTCTTAGCAAAGTGTGAGGTCTAAATAACAGAAGTTGTCTGATTCACAAAAGAGTCATCTGAATTAGAAATGGATTTAGCTgtgacaaatatacaaacaagtatgaatgaaaattaataacttcTTAGCATAAGAGACATATCTTACacttttcaattatatcttcatctgaagtaatgtatttttaataacaaaataatcggAATAcagcaaatacatctcttgccaTGAAAAGTTATTCTGTatctttaatatacatttttctttttttttttttacttatttctttaacCCTTTGCTTGCCAAACCTGATTTTCTTTCTAGACATGTTGGAATTTCAAAATCTGAATAATCTCAGTGACCAGATTTACAGGATCATAGatagaaaatgcaagaaaaggaagaaatatggcAACAAGAAAGCACAAATCTTTGCTGCTATGCCCACCATGAGGTGTGAATCCCCGCCATCCCATCTTATCTCGACCTATCTGTCACATCACTCACTGGTTTGAGTGACCTGGACCCAGCATTGCTCTCATGGCATTGCCTGATATCTTTTATTCTGCGTAGAATCAGCCATAATAATGTGTTACAGAaggtaatatagattataaacttCTAAACATGTGACCAccacactatataaaaataatacatatatatatacatatatatatatatatataataatataatatatatattatatatatatattatatttataattatggtataaatatgtttaatattaatatattatatatatttatatttatataaattatatgtgtataaacatgatatggtaataatatattatatatatataacacagacacacacatatatataatatacacaatatatataatatacatatatatccatatagataatatgtatattatatataattagtgtattatagataatgatagatatatatatatatatatatatatattataatatatatatatatatatatatatatatatataatataaatatataaataaaaatatagataatatatatatataaatatatatataataatatatatatatatatatatacatattatatataatatatattaatatatatatattatatatatatatatatattatatatagatattatatatatatatatataatatatatatatattatatatatatatatataatatatatataatatataatatactattaatattatatatatatataataatatatatataatatataataatatctataattaatatatataatatataatatatatactatataatatatatataatatatcttaaatatatatatatatatatataatatatatatatattattttatatatatagatatatatatattatatatatcatatatatatattatatatatatatatatatatatatttatatatatatcatatatatatatatatatatatatatattatatatatatatactatatatataatatatatatattatattatatatatatattatataatatatataatatatattataatatatatatatattatatatatatatatacatatatattattaatatatatatcttatactatatataattattatatatatattatatatatattatatataattattataattatatatattatatatatatatattataattatatcatatatattatattatatatactatatatatatatatattatattaatatatatatatattatatatatatattatattattataatatatatatatatatatatatatatatatatatatatatatatatatattatataaaagatattttgacAGATAATGTCGATTATCGGCAGAGCTGAGGTCCAGGGGCTGTGACTTGGGTAGTTGTTATTCTGCATTAGTTGCCTAACATTTTCTTGAACatctcaaaaatatataaagtatgggGCAACACATGTATTTCAATAATCATTTTCACACTGTTCATGTCCTTATACCACTGAAAGAAGCACCAAGTATGCTACAATGCCATAAAATAGCTGGCAAGTTTATATAGTCCCAGTACTGTATTTACTGACAAAAAGATTTTGTGTATGTACTAAAGGAGCAGACAAAGGGTTAAAGATTTCAGAATTGActctttttccatttccatcAAGCACCTTTGATGAAACTCAAATAAAGAACGAACTTcataaccccaaaataaaaaaaataaaaaactatttcctgttttctttgcaAAACTGTTACCCATCTCTAGCACACCATGCTAAAcataactgaaaagaaaagaaaaagaaaaaagaaagacaatccATCATGTTATATACTCACAGAGCCTCCTGTTGCAGCAGCAGGCTGGGTTGTCTGGGTGATAGGAGCTGCAGCAGTGGTAGGAGTTGAGGGTACGACTGTACCTGCCACTGTTGTGCCAGGGGTGACAGGTACTGTTGTGGGGTTCACAGCAGTACCTGCTTGTGTAGCCATAGTGGTGGTGGTTGTCCCAGTGGATATGGCAGCAGTATTCTGTTGGATTGAAAATACACAGCTGAACTAAACAGATCCCATGACTGAATAAGTAGGCTTCAAGGTAcagaatatcaacaacaaaaagttTATTACACAGCTAGTTTATTAAAATGAAACAAGGTAATCAAGACAAAACTATATAAACATGCCATAATGCTGtcttccttctactactactacaaacatGCACAATCTTACATGCAACTAAATACAGTTAAGCAACAGAGGAAAGTTGATCAAAATATAGGTGTGTCTTATCATGCTTCTTTTTGCACTTGTTAAGTTATCTCAGAGAAAAGTGGAAATGTCAAGAAGGTAAGTTGTAATAGTTTTGTAGACTCTCCCCTTTTGGAATAGAAATACAGTCTTGAATATCAACAGAAAAGGCAACAGCAGAGGGCTAAACATCCTTTCCTCTTTACACTATTTGGAAATCTaccataatttatatacatttatataatcttaCACAAAAAAGGGGATACATCAACAATTCCCAAGTAATTTTGtaatacataaatgcatttatTAAAAATTCTTAGACATTTCTTCTAAATGGACCATAACAGATTAGAGGCTTTTTTCTTATTGTGGCCTAACTACAAGAACAGATACTTTTATGCTATGGAACTTGGAGGTATGAACAACAACAGTAATCCAACATCCATATCAATCAGGTTGTGGATAAACATAGCAAGTAAACTATCTTACATATCCTGAGGATAACATTAATTCTAAAGAAGTAGGTAAAAAGGCTCAGTGTGATAACTCCCTCATAAAAGcaagggtaaaagaaaagaaaaatcataaatttcaTCTAACAGAATTCATCTTCAGTAAGAAATGGCACTTTAAGTATCATCAAATTGAAGATTTTAATCCTTCTATGGTTACTCTTCAAGCTTATTCCAcaagtgtgaatgtgtgaatgtgagaATGTGCATGTTCCTACACATATCCAAATACGTGTAGCATTTTGCAAATAACTGCAAATGATTGATCAAGGAGACATATTGccagaatgaaaaagagagagagagaaaaaaaaaagtgagaatgaaatgaTCTAAATGGACTTGTTGAAGTTGGGGCATGAATTTACCTAGGAGAGAAGGGCTGACCACAAGCTATTCTGGTGAACTGCCGAGGAAATATTGTATGTAAGTTGGAAGGAATATGATCTAGGGCTAGAATCTGCATGAATATCCTCTTGTTGAAGAAGTACAGGAGTAAATATAATGAATCAGAGGTACATGTATGGTCGACCATAGCTTTGTTTTGtaaatttgtttatgtatagatGACTCCAAGACCGCTTTGTCAACAATGAGATAATAAGTATGCCTAactgacctcacctgattttccCATTCTGTGCATTTTTGGGGACTTGTTATCttttaataataccaatataatcatcataattattctacaaacagcaataaaaactatttttaaaaaatcaaggaaaagggcaaacagaTGAGATCAAGTAAgactagtaactgactccttggtgattaagcacaagtggagccatctatgtatcCACAAAATTAATAATCTAAACTCAGTACacaaggtatgtatatacatgccatcTCCCAGCATCATTGGGTTAATACGTAAATACATGATAAAACAACAAATGGCATAGAAATGTACATGATGCTTatgaagagaataagaggaaagacTTAAAATGAAACTGTATTGTACCACTGTGTCATAATACTAAGTACAGGTTGAACTTCACTAGTGCATGATATGTAGGACCAGACACACATTGACATAGAAGATTTTCAAAATCAGAGAAGCTTggggataaaaaagacaaaactgTGTGTATGCTCTCTTCAAGGCTTAGTTATGTGTAAATCATAATTAGTCCAAGGTTGTAGAGCAGTTTTCATGGAAACCAAATTCTCATCACTGATCAACATCACTAAATGCTAGTTCCATGGAGCTTAACCTGTACTGAGAAATCAGTGGAATATAATGTAGAAGTTGTTATTGGCTCCTGACTTTAGAGAAAACATTCAAATGTCAAAAGGTACAGACACGGAGATGATGCCAGACCTCCACAGAATACCATTCATATGCATTCTACAGCCCATAATAAGCaatttttagtgtgtgttgtaGGCAGATAAAAAACATTTCTAAGAGTAGAACATAGAACTTAATGATTTAAATTGGAGACCTAATTCTTAATTTTCATATATGATGCACATACAACCTTGTGCTGACTGACAAAATATACATGGGATGAAATTTCAAGCCATTTCTTACTGGTCTCATACGAATAGAAATTTTACACTACTCCTATGAattagaataacagtaataacagcccTAGCTTCTTTATACAACTTATTTCTCACAAGATCCATGCATCAGATGAGTTGTATTAATCACTGCCAATTACAACCCTTGTCAAATAAACCAACTGAGACATTCAGTGTATCAAGTATTACTAATAACTATTATctgataaaaaatgcaataaactaggatttttcttttcttttgatgtgTCACCCTAATATTTATCAGAGGGATGTTTACTGTCTCCGTAAACAACATAAAGATATGTACAATACAGTGCTTTTAGGACTTATTAACATTACTTCTTTGCATTTCGCTAAGAATGAAcattacaattataaaaacattctcacatatatatctctttagtATGTATTCCTACACATAAGAAATCAGATCAATAAAAATTTCACCATATAAAATAGTCTAGGGAAGGGATCTTAACCTGGGTCAGTAGCTAAACCAAGTATCTGATATTACTTATGACAAATTATCTAATGGTCATCTTTCCGAGATTTACTTACCACCTACTTTAGGCTTCTGTAATAGAAAAATTCTACAAGTTGCAAAATAATTAGGCATGACTAATATGCAACGTaaatgcaataacaacaacaaaaggactTTATCAAAGTAGGTAAAAGTTCTTATCCTTTACTTTTGAAACATAAACTTAAGCAGTTAGTTCAATATTCTGGCATGTAACATTATACTGTATAAGAACATATGTTggcaatttcatatataattagaaaCTGGAAAAAAGTTATCTAGATATTGTATCACATTTGATATACTGGCTATAGAAGTTGTAGCATATCATATATACCAACAATAAAATACTGGGTTTCCAGTTCAGATTCTGTAACAGCCAACAGAAGAATTACATTTTCTAtgggaaaaagttgaaaaaatctAGACTACTTTCTCTTCCATAAATCTTGAATGTAGTTCATCATATACAACAAAAGACCCCCATTCTCTAAGATACTCAAGATTTTAAGCCAACTATATGGCTACAATATATTTTTCAACTGAACTAAATAGCTCAAGCTCAGGCTAGGAAAAGGAGACTTTGCATAAGTTGCCAACCATGCAAAATATATGGGAACcatgcaaaaaggaaaaaaaaatatatatatataccaagttgACTATCAATCTTTGTGTTACTCCCCTTCGCTAATTAACTCTTGAAACACTATTCAATATTTTCTACAATAGTAGTAATtgtcatggggggaggggggggtagctgGGTGGGAGAGGGACCGATGGGTATACTGTGCATTTGGTAGCTCATAAACAGATACCTTACTCCATAATGTGCAAAATAAAGGATAATCCACAGACTGCATAAGGTGTGCGACAATGTGCCGTTAGAAGCCACGATGCATTAGTGCAGGTTTCCTCGAAATGAGTTGTACAAAGCTACTAGGGGGTAAAAAGGCTGTGACAGTGAGACCTACAAAGATTGGGGAAAGAGGGTAGGACCTGCATTATCAGTAGTGCAATTTGTATCATTCATGAGGGCTCGATGTGAGGGGCTAAAGACGAGGCCTAGgcttatgataatgaagaaatgcATTATGATCTGAGATGGACAAATGTAAGAGAGAAacgaaattaaaccaaaaaatatgTAGAACCAAGCCCATGTATATTTTTTAGCTTTAAGCATATTGTGAACAAGaaagtgaaattaataatgaGAAGAGGACataggaattttaaaaattgtggctttttaaaataatttaaaataaaatggatcTAGCTAGCCACAAAAGAAAAATTGGGATATATACTTGACattcaacacaaataaaaaatattaatataatgaaaagagaacaaaagatcatagaaagttaaaataaagataatgaggatTTAAAATAAACTAGCATTGTAGTAGACTACAAAGTACTAAAGACCAACACTCCAATGAAATTGCACGTATGAAAAGTTCTGTTGaaataatggggggagggggaggaggaggaggaggaggaggaggaggaggaggaggaggaggaggaggaggaggaggaggaggaggaggaggagggaggaggaggaggaggagagggtgaaatgGGGAGGAGAAAGCAAGAGGAGAGACAGGGTGGAAAAGAGgacagggggagaagggtgagagagagagggggaaaggggaagaggaaggagaggaaggagagaaaggagagaacaagaggagaggagaaaggagagagtgtcCAAACAGTGGTCCACTTATCTTTGAGTTAGTCATTTCATGACAGGATATTTTGCCATTCCTAGTACACTGATGCATGGAAACATAAAGCGAacagggcagaggaggagggttaggagaaaaaagggagagggagttcaAAAATCAGTATAATTTTACATTGTCAAATTCAAGAAAATTTTATGTACTGTTTGAATAAATGAtcctgagaaagaaagaaagaaagagagagagagagagagagagaaggagagagagagagagaaggggagagagagagagaagggagagagagagagagagggagagagagagagaaaggggagagagagagaaggagagagagaagggagagagagggaaagggagagagggaaagggagagagagaggcagagggtgagggaaagagagtgagggagggagggagggagggagggagggggagggagggagtgtgagggagggaggggagggaggagggggggagagggggagaggggggggagagagggggagaggggggggggggagagaggagagagagagagagagagagagagagagagagagagagagagagagagagagagagaggatggagggaggagggagagggagagggagagggagggggagggggagggggggagggagagagagagagagagagagggagagagagaaagagagagagagagagagagagagagagagagagaggcaaaagaggagagagaaacagcacAGTGCCATGGGGGCCCAATACGAAGTGGGTCTGGTTAGGTCTACGTGACGTGTCTATCTGGATGTAGCAAgtgcgagagaggagagtggaggtgCAAGGGGGACATACACTGGCTTGTGACTGGAGGATGATGGTGTTGGGGCGTGCGGCTGCTGACGTCACCATCACGGACCTCACAGCGACCGTGCCAGCCTGGATGATGCAACATAAGAGACACTATCAAGCATGGGAAACACCAGTAACAGGGAAACGGAAccaggggggctgggggggtgggtgggaaaggggagacaaAGCAACCCAGTCCTTGGAAGAAAAGATTCTTAAACTCTAGAAAAGGCTGAATGGCATGGAGTGACCCTTTGCTCAGATATCCAGTGGGACTCGTTAAGACATACAGTTTATTGAAGGAAAATACAGTTACAgtaaataattaacaaataaacaaaaagcgtCTCgataaaattaacagaaaaacttttgatcttgtcatacagatatacacagagccatatatatatatatatatatatatatatatatatatatatatatatatatatatatatatatatatatatatatatatatatgtatatatatgtatgtatatatatatgtatatataatatatatatatatatagatatatatatatttattagtatatatatatgtatatatatgtatttatcatatatgtatatatatgtatgtatattatatatatatatatatatatatatatatatatatatatata
This window encodes:
- the LOC119568237 gene encoding transcription initiation factor TFIID subunit 4-like isoform X4, yielding MATSNSLDQVSSADVDHSAVADIVGSLETPLTAPAKTASNQAVDVSAEVGVSVGVTGTVQAKTNGGKVGCRGVPAVSGGSAVLAGKAVAPAGASVAAASPQVLQGAGVPSGVLKGDCGAGAALQGGPRLPLNALNNGAAGVKPVYGVGPTPMTGGAQGTQVVVNGGVSGGGHTGSPQASLQAQPALKGLTKVVTTAGAAGQPAVIMSKPGTVTAVPSTGTPGTVPIPQGMQILNMRPNQAIKTTQGTTTLAPRMILSPAQVLPGMRPGQPGQITLGTLQGLPPGAQGHLLVKTENGQLQLLRVNAAAAPPGQLPTSVTTTTTLQQAPTTAYRFQQPQAGTVAVRSVMVTSAAARPNTIILQSQASNTAAISTGTTTTTMATQAGTAVNPTTVPVTPGTTVAGTVVPSTPTTAAAPITQTTQPAAATGGSQTISAESAKTKCKNFLATLLKLANEQRATVARNVRNLIQGLIEGRVEPEVFTEELQKDLNSSPQPCLVPFLKKTLPYLRVSLARGELTIDGVRPPPLSAVTPVTGVTTVIPAMSVARPGAPTTSGTVRTIAPAAATATTVVHRPVNATPTPARVVGQQQVQQVRVQGGKTVVTTVRQNTTAASSPASTTTNTVPTATKTITVNKTIPTKDKEKSNKNQLFTYSGVADDDINDVAAMGGVNLGEESQRILESTGFVGTQIRSCKDENFLLNTPLTQRIKQICSKYGLEEAPKDVVALVSHATQERLKTIVEKLAVISEHRLDIIKSDSRYEVVQDVKGQLRFLEELDKLEKKRKEEQEREMLMRAAKSRSKSEDPETAKLKAKAKEMQRVEMEEMRQRDANRTALNALQGPKKKPKLDLSAMDDGATFSGTFSQKYMPLRPRIKRVNLRDLMFLMEQEKELCKSTLLYRSYLK